Proteins co-encoded in one bacterium genomic window:
- a CDS encoding metallophosphoesterase encodes MHHLNFHRAVLIWLAMLAAPVQAEPDVALPNKEGSVKFAVLGDFGTGASTQYQLGEQMAKFREGFKFDFVVLVGDNLYGSERPQDFQKKFETPYKALLDAGVKFYASLGNHDSREQRFYKLFNMDGKLYYTFSPKTDVRFFFLESTYPEPEQIKWAEGELKSSNSDWKIAVFHHPLYSSGNRHGSDIRLREALEPIFIQNNVSVVLTGHDHFYERIKPQNGIYYFVVGSGGKLRSGNIDKSSGLTAKGFDTDLAFMVAEIVGDEMYFNAVSRTGKIVDSGVLTRRKPVK; translated from the coding sequence ATGCATCACTTGAATTTTCACCGTGCCGTTTTGATTTGGCTCGCGATGCTGGCGGCTCCGGTCCAGGCGGAGCCCGACGTTGCCTTGCCGAACAAGGAGGGATCGGTGAAATTCGCCGTCCTCGGCGATTTCGGCACCGGCGCCAGCACCCAATATCAGCTTGGCGAGCAGATGGCGAAATTCCGGGAGGGCTTTAAGTTCGACTTCGTGGTGCTGGTCGGCGACAACCTCTACGGCAGCGAGCGGCCGCAGGATTTCCAGAAGAAGTTTGAAACGCCTTATAAGGCGCTGCTCGATGCCGGGGTGAAGTTCTATGCTTCGCTGGGCAACCACGATTCGAGGGAGCAGCGTTTCTATAAGCTGTTCAACATGGACGGGAAGCTCTATTACACTTTCAGCCCCAAAACCGACGTCCGCTTTTTTTTCTTGGAGAGCACCTATCCCGAGCCCGAGCAAATCAAATGGGCCGAAGGCGAGCTCAAGTCCTCGAACAGCGATTGGAAGATCGCGGTGTTCCACCACCCGCTGTACTCGTCGGGCAACCGGCATGGATCGGACATCCGGCTCCGCGAGGCCCTGGAGCCGATTTTCATCCAAAACAACGTGAGCGTGGTCCTCACCGGCCATGACCATTTCTACGAGCGGATCAAGCCCCAGAACGGGATTTACTATTTCGTCGTCGGCTCGGGCGGCAAGCTTAGGTCGGGCAATATCGACAAAAGCTCGGGATTGACCGCCAAGGGTTTCGACACCGATCTAGCCTTCATGGTGGCCGAAATCGTGGGCGACGAGATGTATTTCAACGCGGTTTCACGGACCGGGAAAATCGTGGACTCCGGCGTTTTGACCCGCCGAAAACCCGTCAAGTGA